The Bombus huntii isolate Logan2020A chromosome 1, iyBomHunt1.1, whole genome shotgun sequence genome contains a region encoding:
- the LOC126866254 gene encoding uncharacterized protein LOC126866254 yields the protein MLCNSETNRGSKTSQILYLSLFLFCISVQLTSCVSDTSYNATTTMLTNITSNNPVGDDLYVIKAMVYEIGILTDADNATNDTTERQEVKLSFYNSPIEDNGSS from the exons ATGTTGTGTAACAGTGAAACCAATCGAGGCTCTAAAACTTCTCAAATATTGTACTTATCattgtttttattttgtatatctgTACAGTTAACGTCATGTGTGTCTGATACGAGTTATAATGCAACAACTACTATGTTAACGAATATTACATCAAATAATCCAGTTGGTGATGACTT ATATGTCATAAAAGCAATGGTATATGAAATTGGTATATTAACGGATGCGGATAATGCAACTAACGATACTACTGAAAG GCAAGAAGTTAAACTCTCATTTTATAACTCTCCTATCGAGGACAATGGATCATCATAG
- the LOC126866219 gene encoding uncharacterized protein LOC126866219 yields the protein MRMSRGNEEEELKMLQELVPNATPESLRIFRDCMKRDAFYNASLPYGILSAAAAYILIPKTPGMLKPIVTTVIGVTMSFVGKLFYTPKCYHKAFGNSIDPFPRKQLHQGGNVNRQEQQSKYLVSSVDNLQEEKPVWDNIDTQFESYPNEFDDISGNLQEESTNEQQGKKRVTYDDLWMQHREQQMRSQYSDIQNYFSTNNTRREPVQRQQTRHSQKSAVPETEFDEKETWN from the exons ATGAGAATGTCTAGAGGaaacgaggaggaagaattaaaaatgttgCAAGAATTG GTTCCTAACGCCACACCAGAATCATTGCGAATTTTTCGAGACTGTATGAAAAGAGATGCTTTTTATAATGCTTCACTTCCTTATGGGATTTTATCCGCAGCAGCTGCATATATATTGATCCCTAAGACACCAGGAATGCTAAAACCTATTGTAACAACTGTTATAGGTGTAACAATGTCCTTCGTTGGAAAACTATTTTATACACCAAAATGTTATCATAAAGCATTCGGTAATAGCATCGATCCATTTCCAAG GAAGCAATTACATCAAGGTGGCAATGTTAATCGACAAGAACAACAGAGTAAATATCTTGTATCTTCCGTTGATAATTTACAGGAAGAAAAACCAGTCTGGGATAATATTGATACCCAATTTGAGAGCTATC CAAATGAATTCGATGATATAAGTGGTAATTTACAAGAAGAGTCAACAAATGAGCAACAAGGAAAGAAGCGTGTGACATATGATGACTTATGGATGCAGCACAGAGAACAACAAATGAGGAGCCAGTATAGTGATATTCAAAA TTACTTCTCCACAAATAACACAAGGAGAGAGCCAGTTCAAAGGCAACAGACAAGGCATTCACAAAAATCAGCAGTTCCTGAAACAGAATTCGATGAGAAAGAAACGTGGAATTGA
- the LOC126868685 gene encoding uncharacterized protein LOC126868685: MLTNRFGSSFHKAPSTHDSQPLVVRVCANRAEGTGRGGECDRIGEGKSAGGGNGGGDEAGGGSSGGGDGGGNGGGDGSGGNDEGGGSGGGGAAGEGENGEMEESKVELCNHRKSGASGGGGGGDAMVGGGSNSNNDDNGRKNNGSGQDNEQWLRDTSGVTDIMVAVVPAGRTITTEVEKSL; the protein is encoded by the exons ATGTTGACGAATCGATTCGGCTCGAGTTTCCACA AAGCACCGTCGACGCATGACAGCCAGCCGCTCGTAGTAAGGGTATGCGCGAACCGCGCAGAAGGAACAGGAAGAGGTGGAGAATGCGATAGAATAGGAGAGGGAAAATCGGCAGGAGGAGGAAATGGAGGTGGAGATGAAGCTGGAGGTGGTAGTAGCGGAGGTGGTGATGGTGGTGGAAATGGTGGAGGTGACGGAAGTGGTGGTAACGACGAAGGTGGTGGTAGTGGTGGCGGCGGCGCAGCTGGGGAAGGAGAAAACGGTGAAATGGAGGAATCGAAGGTCGAGCTATGCAATCACCGGAAG AGTGGTGCCAGTGGTGGTGGAGGTGGTGGTGACGCGATGGTGGGTGGTGGTAGCAACAGTAACAACGATGACAACGGAAGGAAGAACAATGGCAGCGGGCAAGACAACGAGCAATGGTTGCGAGACACTAGCGGTGTAACGGATATAATGGTAGCGGTGGTTCCAGCGGGCCGGACGATAACAACAGAGGTGGAGAAAAGTTTGTAA
- the LOC126866131 gene encoding mitochondrial DNA helicase isoform X3 produces the protein MFKMFKLLCTCIRKRECIKYYNKQHLHINSGNSLLNMSVSHLKHFLKQQCSNIIEGYTCIITDCPICSNTKRKSKLYVNKTTGLFMCDKCNSMGSWNILERLLSIQKSDENVNEFNMLKDRCVNENFQRTWKDVINDCQSIKDLSAEEYKTVLNNFSFPHISQEVLSQLNCFYNKATNVLYFPLVGLNNSIVGYKTHSINPEKEKTVPVSGVSGCIQYKQYHSKNDNSAVIVGTIDDLLALISKKSASLIICLPYNLKNLPQQLLPYMESFKKLILWFGNDEISWYTAKQFAKKFNEKRCYFIRPTDSQPRPKLAAEMNYNLNNILGNAQPLWHKSIITFQDLKEEILCDLQNNDKVQGVKWKRYSTLNRILKGHRRGEFTVLTGPTGCGKTTFMSEYSLDLAMQGVNTLWGSFEIRNARLARTMLQQMAGVPLDENLENFDSYANAFEKLPIYFMTFHGQQNIKVVMDAVEHATYIHDIAHVVIDNVQFMMGTCNDSKYMDRFWKQDEIVGKFRNFATMYNCHVTMIIHPRKERSDEELTTSSIFGSAKASQEADNVLIIQDNRLNTLRGKKYLQVYIYL, from the exons atgtttaaaatgtttaagTTATTGTGTACttgtattagaaaaagagaatgtattaaatattacaataagcAGCATTTACATATAAACAGTGGAAACTCTTTATTGAATATGTCTGTATCACATTTAAAACACTTTCTCAAGCAACAATGttcaaatattatagaagGATACACATGCATTATAACAGACTGTCCTATATGTAGCAATACAAAAAGAAAGTCAAAGCTTTATGTAAATAAAACAACAG GTCTTTTTATGTGTGACAAATGTAATTCTATGGGTTCTTGGAATATATTAGAGAGATTATTATCAATACAAAAGTCAGATGAAAATGTCAATGAATTCAATATGTTAAAAGATAGATGTGTGAACGAAAATTTTCAACGGACTTGGAAAGATGTAATAAATGATTGCCAAAGCATTAAAGATTTATCTGCTGAAGAATATAAAACTGTTCtcaacaatttttcatttcct CACATTTCACAAGAAGTCCTGTCTCAGCTAAACTGTTTCTACAACAAGGCCAccaatgtattatattttccaTTAGTAGGACTAAACAATTCTATAGTTGGATATAAAACACATTCAATCAAtccagaaaaagaaaaaacagtTCCTGTCTCTGGTGTTAGTGGATGTATACAATACAAACAATACCATAgtaaaaatgataatagtGCTGTAATTGTAGGAACGATAGATGATTTGCTAGCTTTAATATCAAAGAAATCTGCAAGTTTAATTATATGTCTCCCATATAATCTAAAGAATCTACCTCAACAATTATTACCATACATGgaatcttttaaaaaattaattttatggtTTGGGAATGATGAAATAAGTTGGTATACTGCTAAACAGTTTGcaaaaaaatttaatgaaaagcGATGTTATTTCATCAGACCAACAGACTCACAACCTCGACCAAAATTGGCTGCCGAAATGAATTATAATCTCAACAATATTCTTGGAAATGCTCAACCTCTATGGCACAAAAGTATAATTACCTTTCAAGACcttaaagaagaaattttatgCGATTTGCAAAACAATGATAAAGTACAAGGAGTAAAATGGAAGCGATATTCAACTTTAAATCGTATATTGAAAGGTCATAGAAGAGGTGAATTCACTGTATTGACTGGCCCAACTg GATGTGGTAAGACAACCTTTATGAGTGAATATTCCTTAGATTTGGCAATGCAAGGTGTTAATACTTTATGGGGCAGTTTTGAAATAAGAAATGCACGATTAGCAAGAACAATGCTACAACAAATGGCAGGAGTACCTTTAGATGAAAACCTCGAAAATTTTGATTCATATGCAAATGCGTTTGAAAAGTTGCCAATTTATTTTATGACATTTCATGGCCAACAAAACATCAAAGTAGTAATGGAT gCAGTTGAACATGCAACATACATACACGACATAGCTCATGTCGTAATTGATAACGTTCAGTTTATGATGGGAACATGTAATGATTCGAAATACATGGATAg GTTTTGGAAACAAGATGAAATAGTAgggaaatttagaaattttgcTACCATGTACAATTGTCATGTAACCATGATAATACATCCGCGAAAAGAACGTTCCGACGAAGAATTAACAACTTCATCAATTTTTGGGAGTGCAAAAGCAAGTCAAGAGGCAGATAACGTGCTTATTATTCAAGATAATAGACTCAACACTCTTCGGggcaaaaaatatttgcaa GTGTACATATATTTGTAG
- the LOC126866131 gene encoding mitochondrial DNA helicase isoform X5 has protein sequence MFKMFKLLCTCIRKRECIKYYNKQHLHINSGNSLLNMSVSHLKHFLKQQCSNIIEGYTCIITDCPICSNTKRKSKLYVNKTTGLFMCDKCNSMGSWNILERLLSIQKSDENVNEFNMLKDRCVNENFQRTWKDVINDCQSIKDLSAEEYKTVLNNFSFPHISQEVLSQLNCFYNKATNVLYFPLVGLNNSIVGYKTHSINPEKEKTVPVSGVSGCIQYKQYHSKNDNSAVIVGTIDDLLALISKKSASLIICLPYNLKNLPQQLLPYMESFKKLILWFGNDEISWYTAKQFAKKFNEKRCYFIRPTDSQPRPKLAAEMNYNLNNILGNAQPLWHKSIITFQDLKEEILCDLQNNDKVQGVKWKRYSTLNRILKGHRRGEFTVLTGPTGCGKTTFMSEYSLDLAMQGVNTLWGSFEIRNARLARTMLQQMAGVPLDENLENFDSYANAFEKLPIYFMTFHGQQNIKVVMDAVEHATYIHDIAHVVIDNVQFMMGTCNDSKYMDSYTLGFGNKMK, from the exons atgtttaaaatgtttaagTTATTGTGTACttgtattagaaaaagagaatgtattaaatattacaataagcAGCATTTACATATAAACAGTGGAAACTCTTTATTGAATATGTCTGTATCACATTTAAAACACTTTCTCAAGCAACAATGttcaaatattatagaagGATACACATGCATTATAACAGACTGTCCTATATGTAGCAATACAAAAAGAAAGTCAAAGCTTTATGTAAATAAAACAACAG GTCTTTTTATGTGTGACAAATGTAATTCTATGGGTTCTTGGAATATATTAGAGAGATTATTATCAATACAAAAGTCAGATGAAAATGTCAATGAATTCAATATGTTAAAAGATAGATGTGTGAACGAAAATTTTCAACGGACTTGGAAAGATGTAATAAATGATTGCCAAAGCATTAAAGATTTATCTGCTGAAGAATATAAAACTGTTCtcaacaatttttcatttcct CACATTTCACAAGAAGTCCTGTCTCAGCTAAACTGTTTCTACAACAAGGCCAccaatgtattatattttccaTTAGTAGGACTAAACAATTCTATAGTTGGATATAAAACACATTCAATCAAtccagaaaaagaaaaaacagtTCCTGTCTCTGGTGTTAGTGGATGTATACAATACAAACAATACCATAgtaaaaatgataatagtGCTGTAATTGTAGGAACGATAGATGATTTGCTAGCTTTAATATCAAAGAAATCTGCAAGTTTAATTATATGTCTCCCATATAATCTAAAGAATCTACCTCAACAATTATTACCATACATGgaatcttttaaaaaattaattttatggtTTGGGAATGATGAAATAAGTTGGTATACTGCTAAACAGTTTGcaaaaaaatttaatgaaaagcGATGTTATTTCATCAGACCAACAGACTCACAACCTCGACCAAAATTGGCTGCCGAAATGAATTATAATCTCAACAATATTCTTGGAAATGCTCAACCTCTATGGCACAAAAGTATAATTACCTTTCAAGACcttaaagaagaaattttatgCGATTTGCAAAACAATGATAAAGTACAAGGAGTAAAATGGAAGCGATATTCAACTTTAAATCGTATATTGAAAGGTCATAGAAGAGGTGAATTCACTGTATTGACTGGCCCAACTg GATGTGGTAAGACAACCTTTATGAGTGAATATTCCTTAGATTTGGCAATGCAAGGTGTTAATACTTTATGGGGCAGTTTTGAAATAAGAAATGCACGATTAGCAAGAACAATGCTACAACAAATGGCAGGAGTACCTTTAGATGAAAACCTCGAAAATTTTGATTCATATGCAAATGCGTTTGAAAAGTTGCCAATTTATTTTATGACATTTCATGGCCAACAAAACATCAAAGTAGTAATGGAT gCAGTTGAACATGCAACATACATACACGACATAGCTCATGTCGTAATTGATAACGTTCAGTTTATGATGGGAACATGTAATGATTCGAAATACATGGATAg ttatactCTAGGTTTTGGAAACAAGATGAAATAG
- the LOC126866131 gene encoding mitochondrial DNA helicase isoform X4 has translation MCDKCNSMGSWNILERLLSIQKSDENVNEFNMLKDRCVNENFQRTWKDVINDCQSIKDLSAEEYKTVLNNFSFPHISQEVLSQLNCFYNKATNVLYFPLVGLNNSIVGYKTHSINPEKEKTVPVSGVSGCIQYKQYHSKNDNSAVIVGTIDDLLALISKKSASLIICLPYNLKNLPQQLLPYMESFKKLILWFGNDEISWYTAKQFAKKFNEKRCYFIRPTDSQPRPKLAAEMNYNLNNILGNAQPLWHKSIITFQDLKEEILCDLQNNDKVQGVKWKRYSTLNRILKGHRRGEFTVLTGPTGCGKTTFMSEYSLDLAMQGVNTLWGSFEIRNARLARTMLQQMAGVPLDENLENFDSYANAFEKLPIYFMTFHGQQNIKVVMDAVEHATYIHDIAHVVIDNVQFMMGTCNDSKYMDRFWKQDEIVGKFRNFATMYNCHVTMIIHPRKERSDEELTTSSIFGSAKASQEADNVLIIQDNRLNTLRGKKYLQIAKNRYSGDLGVMVLDFDKSKLSYTSRLKGKEKSNEKLNICQQRKQ, from the exons ATGTGTGACAAATGTAATTCTATGGGTTCTTGGAATATATTAGAGAGATTATTATCAATACAAAAGTCAGATGAAAATGTCAATGAATTCAATATGTTAAAAGATAGATGTGTGAACGAAAATTTTCAACGGACTTGGAAAGATGTAATAAATGATTGCCAAAGCATTAAAGATTTATCTGCTGAAGAATATAAAACTGTTCtcaacaatttttcatttcct CACATTTCACAAGAAGTCCTGTCTCAGCTAAACTGTTTCTACAACAAGGCCAccaatgtattatattttccaTTAGTAGGACTAAACAATTCTATAGTTGGATATAAAACACATTCAATCAAtccagaaaaagaaaaaacagtTCCTGTCTCTGGTGTTAGTGGATGTATACAATACAAACAATACCATAgtaaaaatgataatagtGCTGTAATTGTAGGAACGATAGATGATTTGCTAGCTTTAATATCAAAGAAATCTGCAAGTTTAATTATATGTCTCCCATATAATCTAAAGAATCTACCTCAACAATTATTACCATACATGgaatcttttaaaaaattaattttatggtTTGGGAATGATGAAATAAGTTGGTATACTGCTAAACAGTTTGcaaaaaaatttaatgaaaagcGATGTTATTTCATCAGACCAACAGACTCACAACCTCGACCAAAATTGGCTGCCGAAATGAATTATAATCTCAACAATATTCTTGGAAATGCTCAACCTCTATGGCACAAAAGTATAATTACCTTTCAAGACcttaaagaagaaattttatgCGATTTGCAAAACAATGATAAAGTACAAGGAGTAAAATGGAAGCGATATTCAACTTTAAATCGTATATTGAAAGGTCATAGAAGAGGTGAATTCACTGTATTGACTGGCCCAACTg GATGTGGTAAGACAACCTTTATGAGTGAATATTCCTTAGATTTGGCAATGCAAGGTGTTAATACTTTATGGGGCAGTTTTGAAATAAGAAATGCACGATTAGCAAGAACAATGCTACAACAAATGGCAGGAGTACCTTTAGATGAAAACCTCGAAAATTTTGATTCATATGCAAATGCGTTTGAAAAGTTGCCAATTTATTTTATGACATTTCATGGCCAACAAAACATCAAAGTAGTAATGGAT gCAGTTGAACATGCAACATACATACACGACATAGCTCATGTCGTAATTGATAACGTTCAGTTTATGATGGGAACATGTAATGATTCGAAATACATGGATAg GTTTTGGAAACAAGATGAAATAGTAgggaaatttagaaattttgcTACCATGTACAATTGTCATGTAACCATGATAATACATCCGCGAAAAGAACGTTCCGACGAAGAATTAACAACTTCATCAATTTTTGGGAGTGCAAAAGCAAGTCAAGAGGCAGATAACGTGCTTATTATTCAAGATAATAGACTCAACACTCTTCGGggcaaaaaatatttgcaa ATAGCTAAAAATAGATACAGCGGTGATTTAGGTGTTATGGTATTAGATTTTGATAAATCAAAGCTTAGTTATACATCAAGATTAAAAGGTAAGGAAAAaagtaatgaaaaattaaatatttgtcaaCAAAGGAAACAGTAA
- the LOC126866131 gene encoding mitochondrial DNA helicase isoform X2: MSVSHLKHFLKQQCSNIIEGYTCIITDCPICSNTKRKSKLYVNKTTGLFMCDKCNSMGSWNILERLLSIQKSDENVNEFNMLKDRCVNENFQRTWKDVINDCQSIKDLSAEEYKTVLNNFSFPHISQEVLSQLNCFYNKATNVLYFPLVGLNNSIVGYKTHSINPEKEKTVPVSGVSGCIQYKQYHSKNDNSAVIVGTIDDLLALISKKSASLIICLPYNLKNLPQQLLPYMESFKKLILWFGNDEISWYTAKQFAKKFNEKRCYFIRPTDSQPRPKLAAEMNYNLNNILGNAQPLWHKSIITFQDLKEEILCDLQNNDKVQGVKWKRYSTLNRILKGHRRGEFTVLTGPTGCGKTTFMSEYSLDLAMQGVNTLWGSFEIRNARLARTMLQQMAGVPLDENLENFDSYANAFEKLPIYFMTFHGQQNIKVVMDAVEHATYIHDIAHVVIDNVQFMMGTCNDSKYMDRFWKQDEIVGKFRNFATMYNCHVTMIIHPRKERSDEELTTSSIFGSAKASQEADNVLIIQDNRLNTLRGKKYLQIAKNRYSGDLGVMVLDFDKSKLSYTSRLKGKEKSNEKLNICQQRKQ, encoded by the exons ATGTCTGTATCACATTTAAAACACTTTCTCAAGCAACAATGttcaaatattatagaagGATACACATGCATTATAACAGACTGTCCTATATGTAGCAATACAAAAAGAAAGTCAAAGCTTTATGTAAATAAAACAACAG GTCTTTTTATGTGTGACAAATGTAATTCTATGGGTTCTTGGAATATATTAGAGAGATTATTATCAATACAAAAGTCAGATGAAAATGTCAATGAATTCAATATGTTAAAAGATAGATGTGTGAACGAAAATTTTCAACGGACTTGGAAAGATGTAATAAATGATTGCCAAAGCATTAAAGATTTATCTGCTGAAGAATATAAAACTGTTCtcaacaatttttcatttcct CACATTTCACAAGAAGTCCTGTCTCAGCTAAACTGTTTCTACAACAAGGCCAccaatgtattatattttccaTTAGTAGGACTAAACAATTCTATAGTTGGATATAAAACACATTCAATCAAtccagaaaaagaaaaaacagtTCCTGTCTCTGGTGTTAGTGGATGTATACAATACAAACAATACCATAgtaaaaatgataatagtGCTGTAATTGTAGGAACGATAGATGATTTGCTAGCTTTAATATCAAAGAAATCTGCAAGTTTAATTATATGTCTCCCATATAATCTAAAGAATCTACCTCAACAATTATTACCATACATGgaatcttttaaaaaattaattttatggtTTGGGAATGATGAAATAAGTTGGTATACTGCTAAACAGTTTGcaaaaaaatttaatgaaaagcGATGTTATTTCATCAGACCAACAGACTCACAACCTCGACCAAAATTGGCTGCCGAAATGAATTATAATCTCAACAATATTCTTGGAAATGCTCAACCTCTATGGCACAAAAGTATAATTACCTTTCAAGACcttaaagaagaaattttatgCGATTTGCAAAACAATGATAAAGTACAAGGAGTAAAATGGAAGCGATATTCAACTTTAAATCGTATATTGAAAGGTCATAGAAGAGGTGAATTCACTGTATTGACTGGCCCAACTg GATGTGGTAAGACAACCTTTATGAGTGAATATTCCTTAGATTTGGCAATGCAAGGTGTTAATACTTTATGGGGCAGTTTTGAAATAAGAAATGCACGATTAGCAAGAACAATGCTACAACAAATGGCAGGAGTACCTTTAGATGAAAACCTCGAAAATTTTGATTCATATGCAAATGCGTTTGAAAAGTTGCCAATTTATTTTATGACATTTCATGGCCAACAAAACATCAAAGTAGTAATGGAT gCAGTTGAACATGCAACATACATACACGACATAGCTCATGTCGTAATTGATAACGTTCAGTTTATGATGGGAACATGTAATGATTCGAAATACATGGATAg GTTTTGGAAACAAGATGAAATAGTAgggaaatttagaaattttgcTACCATGTACAATTGTCATGTAACCATGATAATACATCCGCGAAAAGAACGTTCCGACGAAGAATTAACAACTTCATCAATTTTTGGGAGTGCAAAAGCAAGTCAAGAGGCAGATAACGTGCTTATTATTCAAGATAATAGACTCAACACTCTTCGGggcaaaaaatatttgcaa ATAGCTAAAAATAGATACAGCGGTGATTTAGGTGTTATGGTATTAGATTTTGATAAATCAAAGCTTAGTTATACATCAAGATTAAAAGGTAAGGAAAAaagtaatgaaaaattaaatatttgtcaaCAAAGGAAACAGTAA
- the LOC126866131 gene encoding mitochondrial DNA helicase isoform X1, which translates to MFKMFKLLCTCIRKRECIKYYNKQHLHINSGNSLLNMSVSHLKHFLKQQCSNIIEGYTCIITDCPICSNTKRKSKLYVNKTTGLFMCDKCNSMGSWNILERLLSIQKSDENVNEFNMLKDRCVNENFQRTWKDVINDCQSIKDLSAEEYKTVLNNFSFPHISQEVLSQLNCFYNKATNVLYFPLVGLNNSIVGYKTHSINPEKEKTVPVSGVSGCIQYKQYHSKNDNSAVIVGTIDDLLALISKKSASLIICLPYNLKNLPQQLLPYMESFKKLILWFGNDEISWYTAKQFAKKFNEKRCYFIRPTDSQPRPKLAAEMNYNLNNILGNAQPLWHKSIITFQDLKEEILCDLQNNDKVQGVKWKRYSTLNRILKGHRRGEFTVLTGPTGCGKTTFMSEYSLDLAMQGVNTLWGSFEIRNARLARTMLQQMAGVPLDENLENFDSYANAFEKLPIYFMTFHGQQNIKVVMDAVEHATYIHDIAHVVIDNVQFMMGTCNDSKYMDRFWKQDEIVGKFRNFATMYNCHVTMIIHPRKERSDEELTTSSIFGSAKASQEADNVLIIQDNRLNTLRGKKYLQIAKNRYSGDLGVMVLDFDKSKLSYTSRLKGKEKSNEKLNICQQRKQ; encoded by the exons atgtttaaaatgtttaagTTATTGTGTACttgtattagaaaaagagaatgtattaaatattacaataagcAGCATTTACATATAAACAGTGGAAACTCTTTATTGAATATGTCTGTATCACATTTAAAACACTTTCTCAAGCAACAATGttcaaatattatagaagGATACACATGCATTATAACAGACTGTCCTATATGTAGCAATACAAAAAGAAAGTCAAAGCTTTATGTAAATAAAACAACAG GTCTTTTTATGTGTGACAAATGTAATTCTATGGGTTCTTGGAATATATTAGAGAGATTATTATCAATACAAAAGTCAGATGAAAATGTCAATGAATTCAATATGTTAAAAGATAGATGTGTGAACGAAAATTTTCAACGGACTTGGAAAGATGTAATAAATGATTGCCAAAGCATTAAAGATTTATCTGCTGAAGAATATAAAACTGTTCtcaacaatttttcatttcct CACATTTCACAAGAAGTCCTGTCTCAGCTAAACTGTTTCTACAACAAGGCCAccaatgtattatattttccaTTAGTAGGACTAAACAATTCTATAGTTGGATATAAAACACATTCAATCAAtccagaaaaagaaaaaacagtTCCTGTCTCTGGTGTTAGTGGATGTATACAATACAAACAATACCATAgtaaaaatgataatagtGCTGTAATTGTAGGAACGATAGATGATTTGCTAGCTTTAATATCAAAGAAATCTGCAAGTTTAATTATATGTCTCCCATATAATCTAAAGAATCTACCTCAACAATTATTACCATACATGgaatcttttaaaaaattaattttatggtTTGGGAATGATGAAATAAGTTGGTATACTGCTAAACAGTTTGcaaaaaaatttaatgaaaagcGATGTTATTTCATCAGACCAACAGACTCACAACCTCGACCAAAATTGGCTGCCGAAATGAATTATAATCTCAACAATATTCTTGGAAATGCTCAACCTCTATGGCACAAAAGTATAATTACCTTTCAAGACcttaaagaagaaattttatgCGATTTGCAAAACAATGATAAAGTACAAGGAGTAAAATGGAAGCGATATTCAACTTTAAATCGTATATTGAAAGGTCATAGAAGAGGTGAATTCACTGTATTGACTGGCCCAACTg GATGTGGTAAGACAACCTTTATGAGTGAATATTCCTTAGATTTGGCAATGCAAGGTGTTAATACTTTATGGGGCAGTTTTGAAATAAGAAATGCACGATTAGCAAGAACAATGCTACAACAAATGGCAGGAGTACCTTTAGATGAAAACCTCGAAAATTTTGATTCATATGCAAATGCGTTTGAAAAGTTGCCAATTTATTTTATGACATTTCATGGCCAACAAAACATCAAAGTAGTAATGGAT gCAGTTGAACATGCAACATACATACACGACATAGCTCATGTCGTAATTGATAACGTTCAGTTTATGATGGGAACATGTAATGATTCGAAATACATGGATAg GTTTTGGAAACAAGATGAAATAGTAgggaaatttagaaattttgcTACCATGTACAATTGTCATGTAACCATGATAATACATCCGCGAAAAGAACGTTCCGACGAAGAATTAACAACTTCATCAATTTTTGGGAGTGCAAAAGCAAGTCAAGAGGCAGATAACGTGCTTATTATTCAAGATAATAGACTCAACACTCTTCGGggcaaaaaatatttgcaa ATAGCTAAAAATAGATACAGCGGTGATTTAGGTGTTATGGTATTAGATTTTGATAAATCAAAGCTTAGTTATACATCAAGATTAAAAGGTAAGGAAAAaagtaatgaaaaattaaatatttgtcaaCAAAGGAAACAGTAA